One part of the Thermus aquaticus genome encodes these proteins:
- a CDS encoding PEGA domain-containing protein, translating into LRLEAPFGDHELTLVAPGYRTLVQAIRVTGNQVLRLELRPL; encoded by the coding sequence ACCTGCGCTTGGAGGCCCCCTTCGGCGATCACGAGCTCACCCTGGTGGCCCCCGGCTACCGCACCCTGGTCCAGGCCATCCGGGTCACCGGCAACCAGGTCCTGAGGCTGGAGCTCAGGCCCCTCTAG